A stretch of the Bacillota bacterium genome encodes the following:
- the plsX gene encoding phosphate acyltransferase PlsX: MRIALDAMGGDHAPQDMVNGAWDFVQTHGQHHVILVGDQAKIEQALEGRPLGNNLSIVHAPQVIDMGEHPAQAVRRKKDASVVVCANLVRKGEADAMVSAGNTGATMASALLRIGRIPGIDRPAIGSPMPTLQGPSVIVDAGANAECKPVNLQQFAIMGSIYMEKVMGISRPRIGLLSIGEESTKGNDLVLETYGLLEQTSGINFIGNIEGRDILLGAADVVVCDGFVGNIVLKFAEGMGKGLFSLIKRELTRDMKSKLGALLVKDGLKRVAAAVDYTEYGGAPLLGVKGVSIISHGSSNRKAIRNALIAAMEAVDNQVVSTIQANIEDADGE; the protein is encoded by the coding sequence ATGCGGATTGCCCTGGACGCGATGGGTGGAGATCATGCTCCCCAGGATATGGTCAATGGGGCATGGGACTTCGTTCAAACCCATGGGCAGCATCATGTGATCTTAGTGGGGGACCAAGCTAAGATTGAACAGGCGCTGGAAGGCAGACCATTGGGGAATAATCTAAGTATTGTTCATGCTCCGCAAGTAATTGACATGGGGGAGCATCCGGCACAGGCAGTGCGGCGAAAGAAAGATGCCTCGGTGGTAGTCTGCGCCAATCTGGTGCGAAAGGGTGAAGCCGATGCGATGGTTAGCGCCGGGAACACCGGAGCTACCATGGCTAGTGCTCTGCTGCGCATCGGGCGAATTCCTGGAATTGATCGGCCGGCGATTGGCAGCCCAATGCCAACTTTGCAGGGTCCCAGTGTAATTGTTGACGCTGGAGCTAATGCTGAGTGTAAGCCGGTAAATCTCCAGCAGTTTGCAATCATGGGTAGTATTTATATGGAAAAGGTAATGGGGATCAGCCGGCCCCGGATTGGCTTGCTCAGTATTGGAGAAGAGAGTACTAAGGGGAATGATTTGGTTCTGGAAACCTATGGGTTATTGGAACAAACCTCTGGAATTAACTTCATTGGCAATATCGAAGGAAGAGACATACTGTTGGGCGCTGCCGATGTCGTGGTCTGTGATGGATTTGTGGGAAACATCGTCCTGAAATTTGCCGAGGGAATGGGCAAGGGACTGTTTTCCCTGATCAAGAGAGAATTGACTCGAGATATGAAAAGCAAACTGGGTGCGCTCCTTGTCAAGGATGGACTAAAACGAGTGGCCGCCGCAGTTGATTACACCGAGTACGGTGGTGCCCCTCTGTTGGGAGTCAAGGGAGTCAGTATTATCAGCCATGGCAGCTCTAATCGCAAGGCAATTCGAAACGCACTGATCGCGGCGATGGAGGCTGTAGACAATCAGGTAGTCTCTACTATACAAGCAAACATTGAGGATGCGGATGGTGAATAA
- the fabD gene encoding ACP S-malonyltransferase: MGTVDTLGFLFPGQGSQYVGMGQALSEYPAGRKTLEEADGVLAMPLSRLIAEGPKEELDQTANTQPALFTISVGWYRVLLDKGSSPRAVAGHSLGEYAAAVAAGALTFADALSVVRLRGELMAAAADGTGMMAAILGLTGAEVVEICEEVGNREAVAANFNAPGQVVVSGLTPAVTRVCEAAKERGARRVVPLAVSGPFHSPFMEPVADRLRQRFATIDVQDPQIPMIANYVGKPVQTAEELVEALVAGVSSPVLWEQTMSYLLQSGIKGFVEVGPGRVLTGLARKIDRKAFVVGVDDPQGWEKLLAMQKGDVVI, translated from the coding sequence ATGGGCACGGTAGATACACTGGGATTTCTCTTTCCAGGGCAGGGTTCGCAGTATGTAGGTATGGGACAAGCTCTCAGTGAGTACCCCGCGGGAAGAAAGACTCTAGAAGAAGCCGATGGGGTTTTGGCAATGCCCCTCAGTCGCCTCATTGCCGAGGGACCGAAGGAGGAGTTGGACCAGACCGCTAATACCCAACCGGCACTGTTTACCATCAGCGTCGGGTGGTATCGGGTCTTGTTGGACAAGGGCTCTTCTCCCCGAGCCGTTGCTGGACACAGCCTAGGGGAATATGCTGCTGCCGTTGCCGCTGGGGCGCTTACCTTTGCCGATGCCCTCTCAGTGGTGCGCCTGCGGGGAGAGCTGATGGCGGCAGCCGCCGATGGTACCGGTATGATGGCGGCCATCCTCGGTTTAACAGGAGCCGAGGTGGTGGAGATCTGCGAAGAAGTGGGAAATCGAGAGGCCGTGGCCGCAAACTTCAACGCTCCAGGACAAGTGGTAGTTTCCGGACTTACTCCGGCGGTGACCCGAGTCTGTGAGGCAGCCAAGGAAAGAGGTGCCCGGCGGGTAGTTCCCCTGGCCGTCAGTGGGCCCTTCCATTCCCCCTTTATGGAACCGGTGGCCGATAGGCTCAGGCAGCGCTTTGCTACTATTGATGTTCAGGATCCCCAGATCCCGATGATTGCCAATTACGTAGGCAAGCCGGTGCAAACAGCGGAGGAGCTGGTGGAGGCGTTGGTTGCTGGGGTCAGTTCCCCGGTGCTGTGGGAACAGACGATGTCCTATTTGCTGCAATCGGGTATCAAGGGCTTCGTCGAAGTAGGCCCAGGACGAGTGTTGACGGGACTTGCACGCAAGATCGATCGTAAGGCCTTTGTCGTCGGTGTTGACGACCCACAAGGCTGGGAGAAATTGCTTGCAATGCAGAAAGGGGATGTAGTAATATGA
- the smc gene encoding chromosome segregation protein SMC, whose product MYLKRLDLYGFKSFGVRTRLEFVPGITAVVGPNGSGKSNIADAVRWVLGEQSAKSLRGSCMEDVIFAGSDGKSPLGYADVSLTLDNTDGYIPLDFSEITVTRRVYRSGESEFMINRTRCRLKDIQELFMDTGLGRDSYALIGQGQIDQVLSAKPEERRRIIEEAAGVVKYRARKLEAQRKLRDTEQNLLRVNDIILELEGRIEPLQIEAARAEEYLAITEQLKGTELGYFKAQLQELKAQREELGRSAAVIGRDLAALQQDNSRLEHTITQQKGILAAAQEKLEETIVAADGYRQRFSEVQHQRALSEVQLEYTTSQLEEVSKHLERLQASEKELSGQLDALQGELTVVKAEIAATGERQAAIIQTQDEARAAAQDKQILMDQLRRQHQGARVEIEELARVLIGLEERLEHLAQRRLELSQEEREHEREKEVFQQRVAQLTKRYDEETANLARVKEALGVCDQTLQEQRAQLQKTQQARANLDRRLNSLRSRWRVLKEMEEDYEGYSRGVKAVMQAGEKGALRGLIGTVAALLTVPAPLITAVETALGSGLQNIVAETKEAGQKAIEHLKQTKGGRITVLPLDGLRYGTLSQRERDQITRIPGCLGVAAELVRCEDRLAPMREYLLGRVIVTEDLKSAVAVSNELRNFSRIVTLEGDQISPGGAMTGGSPRRQRTGGLLTRKQELEELVVQAQEVKGQLARTDETIAQCLQEIDNWESEQKKLQEQMQHRLVEQAAVQRDLAGAKSSYERIEAVLHRVLEQQEQIASQGEEVVAQQRKTQQQMARAQALVQQIEEQLAELDAQLAAAGQATSNVEKELTGLRIELAALESKAQTIEARYRETFHRREEIRSTAKGQEERLRQLTQQGEELRRRMQRLESEAEELKQLLTQAEAKQGQIKEEVARYRQRLESLEEELGEGRQAAGDLQLRLHDYQRREERLIVQQEHILEQVWQGYEITEEQLLEQVEPAADAAKAKRRVGYLRTQLRELGPVNLNAAEEYRAVSERYEFLRRQRDDLVEARGSLRQVAEEMDRVCQERFDATLHRVKENFRDIFRRLFGGGDADLVLVQEGEWEESGLEMYAQPPGKKLQSLELLSGGERTLVAIAFLFAMLSERPSPFCVLDEVDAALDEANLKRFAKLLREYTDSVQFLVITHRQGTMELADVLYGVTMGNDAISRLVSVRLSAEGEVAVGT is encoded by the coding sequence TTGTATTTAAAACGATTGGATCTATATGGATTTAAGTCCTTTGGGGTGAGGACTCGCTTAGAATTTGTGCCGGGAATCACGGCCGTGGTGGGCCCCAATGGCAGTGGTAAATCCAATATCGCGGACGCGGTCCGATGGGTATTGGGTGAACAAAGCGCCAAGTCTCTGCGGGGAAGTTGCATGGAGGATGTCATTTTTGCCGGCAGTGATGGAAAGAGCCCTCTAGGATATGCCGATGTGTCCCTGACCTTGGACAATACCGATGGCTACATCCCCCTGGACTTCAGTGAGATCACTGTCACCCGACGGGTATATCGGTCTGGCGAGAGTGAATTCATGATTAATCGTACTCGGTGTCGCCTCAAGGATATTCAAGAGTTGTTCATGGATACCGGCCTGGGCCGAGATAGCTATGCCTTGATTGGCCAAGGTCAAATCGACCAGGTGTTGTCGGCCAAGCCCGAAGAGCGGCGGCGAATCATTGAGGAGGCGGCCGGGGTAGTCAAGTATCGTGCCCGCAAATTAGAAGCCCAACGCAAGCTCAGGGATACCGAGCAGAACCTACTTCGGGTCAATGATATTATTCTCGAACTGGAAGGGCGGATCGAACCGCTGCAGATCGAGGCTGCCAGAGCTGAGGAATATCTCGCCATTACGGAGCAGCTAAAGGGGACGGAGCTAGGCTATTTCAAGGCGCAACTCCAGGAGCTGAAGGCGCAACGGGAGGAGCTTGGCCGATCCGCGGCTGTAATTGGCAGGGACTTAGCGGCGCTGCAGCAGGACAACAGCCGGCTGGAGCATACTATCACCCAGCAGAAGGGAATCCTAGCGGCAGCTCAGGAAAAGCTGGAGGAGACCATTGTCGCGGCGGACGGCTATCGGCAGCGGTTCAGCGAGGTCCAGCATCAACGGGCTCTGAGCGAAGTTCAACTAGAGTATACCACCAGTCAGCTTGAGGAAGTCTCGAAGCACCTGGAGCGGCTGCAAGCTTCGGAGAAGGAGCTTTCTGGGCAGCTTGATGCCCTCCAAGGTGAGCTAACTGTCGTTAAGGCTGAGATCGCTGCCACCGGTGAACGGCAGGCAGCCATTATCCAGACCCAAGATGAAGCCAGGGCGGCAGCTCAGGACAAGCAGATCTTGATGGACCAGTTGCGACGACAACACCAAGGGGCCAGAGTGGAGATTGAGGAGCTGGCTCGAGTTCTCATTGGCCTGGAAGAGCGATTGGAGCACCTAGCTCAGCGCCGTCTTGAGCTGAGCCAAGAGGAAAGGGAGCATGAACGGGAGAAAGAGGTTTTTCAGCAGCGGGTAGCACAACTGACTAAACGCTACGATGAAGAGACTGCTAACCTTGCGCGGGTAAAGGAAGCCCTAGGAGTCTGTGATCAAACCCTGCAGGAGCAAAGGGCTCAGTTACAAAAGACCCAGCAAGCTCGGGCTAATTTGGATCGGAGGCTCAACTCCCTGCGATCCCGGTGGCGTGTTCTCAAGGAAATGGAGGAGGACTACGAAGGATATTCCCGGGGAGTAAAGGCGGTGATGCAGGCCGGGGAAAAGGGGGCGCTAAGAGGCTTAATCGGGACCGTTGCCGCTTTGCTTACCGTCCCAGCGCCTTTGATTACAGCGGTGGAAACCGCTTTGGGTTCCGGTCTGCAAAATATCGTTGCCGAGACCAAGGAAGCGGGACAAAAAGCTATTGAACACCTAAAACAGACCAAGGGGGGACGAATTACCGTACTTCCCCTTGATGGCCTGCGTTATGGGACCCTATCTCAGCGGGAGCGGGACCAAATTACAAGAATTCCCGGATGTCTGGGAGTGGCCGCGGAGTTGGTCAGATGCGAAGACAGGCTCGCTCCGATGCGGGAGTATCTCTTGGGACGGGTCATTGTTACGGAAGATCTGAAATCCGCTGTGGCTGTTTCCAACGAACTGCGAAACTTTTCTCGAATCGTCACCCTTGAGGGGGATCAGATTTCCCCCGGCGGAGCGATGACCGGTGGAAGTCCCCGACGGCAACGTACTGGGGGTCTGTTAACTCGCAAGCAGGAATTAGAGGAACTGGTGGTGCAGGCCCAAGAGGTGAAGGGGCAGCTGGCAAGAACCGATGAAACCATCGCCCAGTGTCTTCAGGAGATAGACAACTGGGAGTCGGAACAAAAAAAGCTGCAGGAGCAGATGCAACATCGGTTGGTGGAGCAGGCTGCAGTCCAGCGGGATTTGGCCGGCGCAAAGTCCAGCTATGAGCGAATCGAAGCAGTCCTTCACCGGGTCTTGGAGCAGCAGGAGCAAATAGCCAGCCAGGGAGAAGAAGTAGTGGCCCAACAGAGGAAGACGCAGCAGCAGATGGCAAGGGCCCAGGCTTTAGTCCAGCAGATAGAGGAGCAGCTGGCAGAACTGGATGCCCAATTGGCTGCCGCGGGACAGGCTACCAGCAATGTGGAAAAAGAACTCACGGGATTGCGGATAGAGCTGGCGGCACTGGAGAGCAAAGCTCAAACGATAGAAGCTCGGTATCGGGAGACTTTCCACCGACGGGAGGAGATTCGCTCCACGGCGAAGGGGCAAGAAGAGCGACTACGGCAGCTCACCCAACAGGGCGAAGAGTTGCGGCGTCGGATGCAGAGGCTTGAGTCTGAGGCGGAAGAGTTAAAACAACTACTCACCCAGGCCGAGGCCAAGCAGGGGCAGATCAAGGAAGAAGTTGCCAGATACCGACAACGCTTGGAGTCACTGGAGGAGGAATTAGGCGAAGGCCGCCAGGCTGCCGGGGATCTGCAGCTGCGGTTACATGATTATCAGCGCCGGGAAGAACGCTTGATTGTTCAACAGGAGCACATTCTTGAACAGGTATGGCAGGGGTATGAAATCACAGAAGAGCAGCTGCTAGAACAAGTGGAGCCTGCCGCCGACGCAGCCAAGGCCAAGCGGCGTGTGGGGTATTTGCGAACCCAGTTGCGGGAATTAGGACCCGTCAATCTCAATGCCGCCGAGGAGTATCGGGCGGTTTCTGAGCGGTATGAGTTTCTCCGGCGACAGCGAGATGATTTGGTGGAAGCCAGAGGCTCTTTGCGGCAGGTGGCCGAAGAGATGGATCGGGTCTGCCAGGAGAGATTCGATGCTACTTTGCATCGGGTGAAGGAGAATTTCCGGGACATTTTCCGTCGGCTCTTTGGCGGGGGCGATGCCGACTTGGTCTTAGTCCAAGAGGGCGAATGGGAAGAAAGTGGTTTGGAGATGTATGCCCAACCACCGGGTAAGAAACTGCAAAGTCTTGAACTACTCTCCGGTGGGGAGCGAACCCTGGTGGCAATCGCCTTCCTCTTCGCCATGCTATCGGAGCGGCCCAGTCCCTTTTGTGTCTTGGATGAAGTTGATGCCGCTTTAGATGAGGCTAATCTGAAGCGATTTGCCAAGTTGCTGCGGGAGTATACCGACAGCGTGCAATTTCTAGTGATAACCCATAGGCAAGGAACAATGGAACTGGCCGATGTCCTGTATGGGGTGACCATGGGAAATGACGCCATTTCGCGCTTGGTCTCCGTCCGGCTCAGTGCCGAGGGAGAAGTAGCCGTGGGTACTTAG
- a CDS encoding DUF3842 family protein produces the protein MRIAVIDGQGGGLGRSIVEALRRALSPDIEIIALGTNAIATAAMLKAGADAGATGENAITVTCSSCDIIVGPLGIVAANSMFGELTPAMALAVAASPAQKFLLPTTRCNLNVVGYPSKSLSATLESLVVEIQEFLAQA, from the coding sequence ATGCGGATTGCAGTCATCGACGGACAGGGAGGCGGCCTGGGCAGAAGCATTGTCGAAGCCTTGCGACGGGCCCTATCCCCAGACATTGAAATCATTGCCTTGGGTACCAACGCCATTGCTACAGCCGCGATGCTGAAGGCAGGGGCCGACGCCGGAGCCACCGGCGAGAATGCCATTACCGTTACTTGTAGCTCCTGTGATATCATTGTGGGTCCTCTGGGAATTGTTGCGGCCAACTCGATGTTCGGGGAGTTGACGCCAGCTATGGCCTTAGCGGTGGCAGCAAGTCCAGCGCAGAAATTCTTGCTTCCCACGACTCGCTGCAATCTAAATGTGGTGGGGTATCCGTCCAAGTCTTTGAGTGCAACCCTTGAGTCCCTGGTGGTGGAGATACAAGAATTCTTGGCCCAGGCTTGA
- a CDS encoding ketoacyl-ACP synthase III codes for MVNKVRQLLPAGITGTGRAIPEKVLTNADLERMVDTSDEWIRTRTGIVERRIAEAHIASSDLGAEAGRKALEDAGVKPEDVDLVIVGTITPDMAFPATACIIQDKLGLTNAAAFDLSAGCSGFVYALDVAASFVTAGKYRTVLVIGADTLSKIIDFTDRSTCVLFGDGAGAAVVQPVEEDYGILATYLGSDGSGGHTLYLPAGGSRMPASEETIRNRQHFICMSGNEVFKFAVRIMGEASSQVLQRAGLSADDVDLFIPHQANTRIIDAAARRLGLDSKRVFVNVDRYGNTSAASIPIALNEAKEAGLINKGDLIVLVGFGAGLTWASAVMRWAR; via the coding sequence ATGGTGAATAAGGTGAGACAACTACTACCTGCGGGGATAACGGGCACCGGTCGAGCTATTCCCGAAAAAGTTTTGACAAACGCTGATTTGGAGCGAATGGTAGACACCAGCGATGAGTGGATTCGGACTCGGACGGGGATTGTGGAACGTCGGATTGCTGAGGCGCATATCGCTTCTTCAGACCTAGGGGCGGAGGCAGGGCGCAAGGCCTTGGAGGACGCCGGAGTTAAGCCGGAGGATGTGGATCTAGTTATAGTGGGAACCATAACTCCGGATATGGCCTTTCCTGCCACCGCCTGTATTATTCAAGATAAGTTGGGATTAACCAATGCGGCAGCCTTTGATCTATCCGCGGGCTGTTCTGGTTTTGTCTATGCCCTAGATGTAGCGGCCAGTTTTGTTACCGCTGGTAAGTACCGCACTGTGCTGGTGATTGGTGCCGATACCTTGAGCAAAATCATAGACTTTACCGATCGCAGTACCTGTGTTCTGTTTGGCGACGGTGCCGGGGCGGCGGTTGTGCAACCAGTTGAAGAAGATTACGGCATCTTAGCCACCTACCTGGGTTCCGATGGTTCCGGGGGGCACACGCTGTACCTGCCGGCCGGTGGCTCGCGTATGCCGGCCTCGGAGGAGACCATCAGGAATCGGCAGCATTTTATTTGTATGTCCGGCAATGAAGTTTTCAAGTTTGCCGTTCGGATCATGGGGGAAGCCTCTAGTCAAGTCCTGCAGCGGGCTGGCCTCAGTGCCGATGATGTTGACCTGTTTATCCCCCATCAGGCGAATACCAGGATCATTGACGCCGCCGCCAGACGGTTGGGACTCGATTCAAAGCGGGTTTTCGTAAACGTTGACCGCTATGGCAACACCTCTGCCGCCTCTATTCCCATTGCCCTGAATGAAGCCAAGGAGGCAGGCTTGATCAACAAAGGTGATCTCATTGTTCTGGTGGGATTTGGAGCGGGACTAACCTGGGCTAGTGCGGTGATGAGATGGGCACGGTAG
- the fabG gene encoding 3-oxoacyl-[acyl-carrier-protein] reductase, giving the protein MSLTGRTAVVTGGGRGIGRAIARRLAQDGAKVALWDLADHEGVADELKAQGAQAIFVPVDVTNADSISQGVEATIANLGSIDILVNNAGITQDSLLMRMDEGQWDAVLNVNLKGAYLCSKAVLRPMLKARYGRIINIASVVGLMGNAGQTNYSASKAGLIGFTKSLAREVASRGITVNAVAPGFIASEMTDALSDKQKEVLQGQIPMGEIGTPEDVANGVWFLSTDASRYITGQVLNINGGLLMV; this is encoded by the coding sequence ATGAGTCTGACAGGCAGGACTGCAGTGGTGACTGGAGGCGGCCGGGGGATTGGCCGAGCCATCGCCCGTCGTCTGGCCCAGGATGGCGCCAAGGTAGCCCTTTGGGATCTCGCGGACCACGAGGGGGTAGCCGACGAACTGAAGGCTCAGGGTGCCCAAGCTATCTTTGTCCCAGTAGATGTTACCAATGCTGATTCCATCAGCCAAGGGGTCGAGGCCACGATAGCCAATTTGGGCAGCATTGATATTTTGGTGAATAATGCTGGTATTACCCAGGACAGTTTATTGATGCGGATGGATGAAGGCCAATGGGATGCCGTTTTGAATGTCAATCTTAAGGGTGCCTATCTGTGCAGTAAGGCAGTGCTACGGCCGATGCTCAAGGCCCGTTACGGCAGGATTATTAACATCGCCTCCGTTGTCGGGTTGATGGGTAATGCCGGCCAGACCAACTACTCTGCGTCAAAGGCTGGGCTGATAGGATTCACCAAGAGTCTGGCCCGGGAAGTAGCCAGTAGAGGAATTACCGTCAATGCAGTGGCGCCTGGTTTCATCGCCTCTGAGATGACCGATGCCTTAAGTGACAAGCAGAAGGAGGTTCTCCAGGGGCAGATTCCTATGGGCGAGATTGGCACTCCTGAGGATGTTGCCAATGGTGTGTGGTTCTTGTCTACCGATGCCAGCCGTTACATAACCGGCCAGGTGTTAAACATTAATGGTGGCTTGTTAATGGTTTAA
- the fabF gene encoding beta-ketoacyl-ACP synthase II — protein MNHRVVVTGMGAVTPLGIGIDEFWANLIAGKSGVGPITRFDASPFPTRIAAEVKNFDPLDFIDRKESRRMDRFTQYAVAASLMAKEQSGLVIEGEEANRIGVLIGSGIGGIETLEAQCRNIVEKGPTRVSPFTVPMMIADMAAGQVSIVLGAKGHNSCTVTACASGAHAIGDAFRIIQRGDAVAMITGGAEAPISFLPLAGFCAAKTLSTNNEDPAGASRPFDARRDGFVMGEGAGILILEELNHALERGANILAEVVGYGATGDAYHITSPSPEGDGAIRAMNMALAASGVAKEDVGYINAHGTSTILNDVFETLAIKKVFGDRASQIPVSSTKSMTGHLLGAAGGIESIVSIQVINQGMIPPTINQEEPDERCDLDYVPNQARKADVKVAMSNSFGFGGHNAVLLFSRYQD, from the coding sequence TTGAATCATCGAGTAGTTGTAACAGGCATGGGTGCAGTAACTCCTTTGGGCATCGGTATTGACGAATTTTGGGCCAATCTCATCGCTGGCAAGAGTGGAGTAGGTCCCATCACCAGGTTTGACGCATCACCCTTCCCGACCCGGATTGCCGCGGAGGTTAAGAATTTCGATCCCTTGGATTTTATCGATCGCAAGGAATCCCGGCGTATGGATCGGTTCACCCAATACGCGGTGGCTGCGTCTTTGATGGCCAAGGAGCAGTCCGGCCTGGTCATCGAAGGTGAAGAGGCTAATCGGATTGGTGTTCTCATCGGTTCAGGGATCGGTGGAATCGAAACCCTCGAGGCCCAATGCCGGAATATCGTTGAAAAGGGACCAACTCGGGTTAGCCCCTTTACCGTTCCGATGATGATTGCCGATATGGCTGCCGGCCAAGTATCTATCGTGTTGGGTGCCAAGGGACACAACAGCTGCACCGTAACGGCCTGTGCCAGTGGTGCCCATGCCATCGGTGATGCCTTCCGAATTATTCAACGGGGGGATGCTGTGGCGATGATTACCGGTGGTGCTGAAGCTCCTATTAGTTTCCTACCCTTGGCGGGCTTTTGCGCAGCCAAGACCTTGTCAACCAATAATGAGGATCCTGCGGGAGCCAGTCGTCCCTTCGATGCCAGGCGGGATGGCTTTGTCATGGGGGAAGGGGCTGGAATCCTGATTTTGGAAGAACTGAACCATGCCTTAGAGCGGGGAGCGAACATTCTCGCTGAAGTGGTGGGCTATGGTGCGACGGGAGATGCCTATCATATCACCAGCCCATCGCCGGAGGGTGATGGGGCCATTCGGGCGATGAACATGGCTTTGGCTGCCTCGGGAGTTGCCAAGGAAGATGTTGGGTACATTAACGCCCATGGAACGTCAACGATCCTCAATGATGTCTTCGAGACCTTAGCCATTAAGAAGGTCTTTGGCGATCGGGCAAGTCAAATTCCCGTCAGCTCAACCAAATCCATGACGGGACACCTGTTGGGAGCCGCCGGAGGAATTGAGTCCATTGTCTCGATTCAGGTGATCAATCAGGGCATGATTCCGCCAACGATTAATCAGGAAGAACCCGATGAAAGATGTGACTTGGACTATGTTCCCAATCAAGCGCGGAAGGCCGATGTGAAGGTGGCGATGTCCAACTCCTTTGGCTTTGGTGGACATAACGCAGTTCTGCTGTTTTCCCGCTACCAGGATTAA
- a CDS encoding acyl carrier protein, producing MDVFEKVREIVVEQLGVESDDVTPQASFIDDLGADSLDIVELIMAFEEEFDFEIPDEDAEKISTVEDAVNYIKEKTE from the coding sequence ATGGATGTATTCGAGAAAGTCAGAGAGATTGTGGTTGAGCAGCTGGGCGTGGAGTCCGACGATGTGACCCCGCAAGCTTCCTTCATAGATGATCTGGGAGCAGACTCCCTGGATATCGTTGAGCTGATTATGGCCTTTGAAGAGGAGTTTGACTTCGAGATACCCGACGAAGACGCTGAGAAAATCAGCACTGTCGAGGATGCTGTGAATTACATCAAAGAAAAGACCGAGTAA
- a CDS encoding sigma-70 family RNA polymerase sigma factor: MKDLNQELDLQILERIRAGDAAAKEEMIHKYTPLVKHIVSNYYASFLDFDDLMQEGTIGLLSAIDEYQSKYNVKFSSFAYICIIRKIYNVIKQSNGNKHRALNEGISLYSHVGHEDGRIIMELLPNEEAAIDPQDWVELQFVNEQIREVLKNHLSLLEFAVITLLLQGYSNGEIEQEIGVGGKTIDNARTRVRSKLRRILLEYGSLLSPNIPMKVRKREDLYLNVPLPAVAGD; the protein is encoded by the coding sequence GTGAAGGATCTGAATCAAGAACTAGACCTGCAGATATTAGAACGGATTCGAGCCGGAGACGCTGCGGCAAAAGAGGAAATGATTCACAAATATACGCCCTTGGTAAAACACATCGTCAGTAATTACTATGCCAGCTTCTTGGACTTTGACGATTTGATGCAGGAAGGGACCATCGGGTTACTAAGTGCCATCGATGAATATCAGAGTAAGTATAACGTGAAATTCAGCTCCTTCGCCTACATCTGCATTATTCGCAAGATCTACAATGTAATCAAGCAGAGTAACGGGAACAAGCATCGGGCACTTAATGAAGGCATCTCCCTTTACAGTCATGTGGGTCACGAAGACGGACGTATCATCATGGAGTTATTACCCAATGAAGAGGCTGCCATTGATCCCCAGGATTGGGTGGAACTGCAATTTGTTAACGAGCAAATTCGTGAGGTGCTAAAAAACCATTTGTCACTGCTGGAGTTTGCCGTAATCACGTTATTACTGCAGGGGTACAGCAACGGTGAAATTGAGCAAGAGATCGGCGTTGGTGGCAAGACTATCGATAACGCCAGAACCAGAGTTCGTTCCAAATTGCGTCGCATTCTCCTAGAATATGGCTCATTGCTCAGCCCCAATATTCCCATGAAGGTGCGAAAGCGTGAGGATCTATACTTGAACGTGCCTCTGCCGGCAGTGGCGGGAGACTAG
- the rnc gene encoding ribonuclease III: MGIDGVDLELVDIALTHKSYTYENPETAEHNERLEFLGDAVVGLAVARYLYELLPDRPEGELASLRAAVVSAPALAKQAKGLQVGQLLRLGHGEEKTGGRERESLLANAFEALVGAIYLSLGNQRAQEFVLTQLAPEIERLLTGNPVIDPKSALQEVLQKFSTEVPTYEVYKETGPDHAKEFQVVVQWRGKILGHGRGRSKKLAQQAAAREALAKMADYEYDLFG, translated from the coding sequence GTGGGAATTGATGGAGTGGACTTGGAGCTGGTTGATATAGCCCTAACCCACAAGTCCTATACCTATGAAAATCCCGAGACTGCAGAGCACAATGAGCGGTTGGAGTTTCTCGGTGATGCCGTAGTGGGTCTGGCAGTGGCCCGTTACCTGTACGAGCTTCTTCCCGATCGACCGGAGGGAGAATTGGCATCACTGCGGGCAGCGGTGGTCAGTGCGCCGGCTCTGGCAAAGCAGGCCAAAGGGCTGCAAGTGGGTCAGTTGTTGCGCCTGGGACATGGAGAGGAAAAAACCGGTGGTAGGGAACGGGAGTCCCTGTTAGCCAATGCCTTTGAAGCTTTGGTGGGAGCAATTTATCTGTCACTGGGGAACCAGAGAGCTCAAGAGTTTGTGCTCACCCAACTGGCTCCTGAGATCGAGAGATTATTGACGGGCAATCCGGTGATCGATCCCAAAAGCGCACTCCAAGAGGTGCTGCAAAAATTCTCCACCGAGGTACCTACCTATGAAGTGTACAAGGAGACGGGGCCGGATCACGCCAAGGAGTTCCAGGTAGTGGTGCAGTGGAGGGGTAAAATCCTAGGGCATGGTCGGGGCCGGAGCAAGAAACTGGCCCAACAAGCCGCTGCCAGGGAAGCCCTAGCTAAGATGGCGGACTACGAGTATGATCTGTTCGGATAG